One window of the Camelina sativa cultivar DH55 chromosome 1, Cs, whole genome shotgun sequence genome contains the following:
- the LOC104777519 gene encoding pentatricopeptide repeat-containing protein At3g13150-like: MSKVGSSLYTRLHEIFKESAIATAKSTKPKRHTKPSKFPSKLKAPTASSTAVVDGVESSNDAKESKTSKLTKKVEKFKKSCESESFRQVHGLYSAFIRRLREAKKFSTIDEVLQYQKKFDDIKSEDFVIRMMLLYGYSGMAEHAHKLFDEMPELNCERTVKSFNTLLSAYVNSGKLDEAMKAFKELPEKLGITPDLVTYNTMIKALCRKGSMDDILSIFEELEKNGFEPDLITFNTLLEELYRRELFVEGDRIWDLMKSKNLAPNIRSYNSRVRGLTRNKKFTDAINLIDVMKSEGILPDVHTYNAFITAYRLDNNLEEVMKWYNEIKEKGLTPDTVTYCLLIPLLCKKGDLDRAVEISEEAIKHKLLSRPNMYKPVVERLMGVGKIDKATQLVKNGKLQSYFRYLPDVSGKKKATFSPVSSSPETFSGLVNTETIRVSFCLETSSSPDSSSSVSSNPDSSSSVSSSLPTSSSPYSSSSGSSGLHSSSSDSSSSYTSSSGSSSPYSSSSVSSSGLLDD; the protein is encoded by the coding sequence ATGAGCAAGGTGGGCTCATCGCTGTACACTCGCCTCCATGAGATCTTCAAAGAGTCTGCAATCGCCACCGCTAAGTCCACAAAACCTAAACGCCACACCAAACCCAGTAAATTCCCTAGTAAATTGAAGGCACCCACCGCATCTTCCACCGCCGTAGTAGACGGAGTGGAGTCGTCGAACGACGCAAAGGAATCGAAAACTTCGAAATTGACGAAGAAAGTAGAGAAGTTCAAGAAATCATGCGAGTCAGAGAGTTTCCGGCAAGTCCATGGACTCTACAGTGCGTTTATCCGCCGTCTCAGGGAAGCGAAGAAGTTCTCAACGATCGACGAAGTCCTTCAGTACCAGAAGAAGTTCGATGACATCAAGTCTGAAGATTTCGTTATCCGTATGATGCTTCTTTATGGATACTCAGGAATGGCGGAACATGCACACAAgttgttcgatgaaatgcctgagcTAAACTGTGAGCGTACTGTCAAATCGTTCAATACTCTTTTATCGGCTTATGTTAATTCGGGGAAGCTTGATGAGGCAATGAAGGCCTTCAAGGAGTTGCCGGAGAAGTTAGGTATTACCCCTGATTTGGTTACTTATAATACTATGATCAAAGCACTTTGCCGTAAAGGCTCTATGGATGATATATTGTCCATCTTTGAGGAGCTGGAGAAGAATGGGTTTGAGCCTGACTTGATTACTTTCAACACACTGTTAGAAGAGTTGTATAGGAGGGAGCTGTTTGTTGAAGGAGATAGGATTTGGGATTTGATGAAATCCAAGAATCTTGCTCCTAACATAAGGAGTTATAACTCTAGGGTGAGAGGTCTGACTCGGAACAAGAAGTTCACTGATGCAATTAACTTAATCGATGTTATGAAATCCGAAGGGATATTGCCAGATGTTCATACATACAATGCTTTCATCACGGCTTACCGCCTTGATAACAACCTCGAGGAGGTTATGAAATGGTACAATGAGATAAAGGAGAAGGGTTTGACTCCTGATACAGTGACTTACTGTTTGTTAATCCCTCTTCTCTGCAAGAAAGGTGATCTAGATAGAGCGGTTGAGATATCTGAAGAGGCCATCAAACACAAGCTTCTGTCTCGCCCCAACATGTACAAACCCGTGGTTGAGCGTTTGATGGGTGTAGGCAAGATTGATAAAGCAACACAGCTAGTGAAGAATGGCAAGTTACAGAGTTACTTTCGGTACCTACCAGACGTGTCTGGTAAGAAGAAGGCCACTTTCAGTCCGGTCTCGTCAAGTCCGGAGACCTTTTCGGGTCTGGTAAATACGGAGACCATTCGCGTCTCTTTTTGTCTGGAGACCTCTTCAAGTCCGGACTCCTCGAGCTCAGTCTCTTCCAATCCGGACTCTTCCAGCTCAGTCTCTTCAAGTCTGCCGACTTCTTCCAGTCCGTATTCTTCCAGCTCGGGCTCTTCGGGTCTGCACTCTTCCAGCTCGGATTCTTCCAGCTCGTACACTTCCAGCTCGGGCTCTTCGAGTCCCTACTCTTCCAGCTCAGTCTCTTCGTCTGGCTTGTTGGACGATTAA
- the LOC104777508 gene encoding pentatricopeptide repeat-containing protein At3g13160, mitochondrial: protein MSSLSRFLLRSTFSFSTPTNRRFFSAVTAAATTASPSKPSSLITLVNDERDPKFITEKFKKACQVEWFRKNIAVYERTVRRLAAAKKFEWIEEILEEQNKYPNMSKEGFVARIINLYGRVGMFENAQKVFDEMPERNCKRTVLSFNALLNACVNSKKFDLVEELFKELPGKLSIEPDVASYNTLIKGLCGKGSFTEAVALIDEIENKGLKPDHITFNILLHESYTKGKIQEGEKIWARMGEKNVKRDVRSYNARLLGLATEMKSDEMVNLFDELKVNGIKPDVFTFTAMIKGSVSEGKLDEAITWYKEIEKNGLRPMKFIFTSLLPAMCKAGDLESAYELCKEIFSKRFLVDGAILQEVVDELVKGSKQDEAEKIVELAKTNDYLQCKLRLSSEE, encoded by the coding sequence ATGTCGTCGCTCTCCCGCTTTCTCCTCCGTAGCACCTTCAGCTTCAGCACTCCCACAAACCGCCGCTTTTTCTCCGCCGTTACCGCAGCTGCAACCACAGCCTCGCCATCCAAACCATCATCCCTCATCACTCTCGTAAATGACGAACGTGACCCCAAATTCATCACGGAGAAGTTCAAGAAGGCTTGCCAAGTAGAGTGGTTCCGGAAGAATATAGCCGTCTATGAGAGAACCGTTCGCCGTCTCGCCGCAGCCAAGAAGTTTGAGTGGATCGAGGAGATCCTGGAGGAGCAGAACAAGTACCCAAACATGTCAAAGGAAGGATTCGTGGCCAGGATTATCAATCTCTATGGACGAGTCGGTATGTTTGAGAACGCGCAgaaggtgttcgacgaaatgcctgagAGAAACTGTAAGAGAACAGTGTTGTCTTTCAACGCTTTGCTTAATGCGTGTGTGAACTCCAAGAAGTTCGATTTGGTTGAAGAACTCTTCAAGGAGTTGCCTGGTAAGCTCTCGATTGAACCAGATGTTGCATCTTACAATACTTTGATCAAGGGATTGTGTGGAAAAGGTTCCTTCACTGAAGCTGTTGCCTTGATTGATGAGATTGAGAACAAGGGATTGAAACCTGATCATATCACCTTCAACATACTATTACATGAGTCGTATACAAAAGGGAAGATCCAGGAGGGAGAAAAGATATGGGCTAGAATGGGAGAGAAGAATGTTAAGAGAGACGTCCGTAGTTACAATGCTCGGTTGTTAGGATTAGCCACAGAGATGAAATCAGATGAGATGGTTAATCTCTTTGACGAACTTAAGGTTAATGGGATTAAACCCGATGTTTTCACATTCACTGCCATGATCAAAGGAAGCGTCAGTGAAGGAAAACTGGATGAAGCCATAACGTGGTAcaaggagattgagaagaatGGTCTCCGTCCGATGAAATTCATCTTTACCTCACTACTTCCCGCAATGTGCAAGGCGGGAGATTTAGAGTCTGCTTATGAGCTCTGCAAGGAGATATTCAGTAAGCGGTTTCTTGTCGATGGAGCCATCTTGCAAGAGGTAGTTGATGAATTGGTGAAAGGGTCCAAGCAAGATGAAGCTGAAAAGATCGTCGAGCTGGCAAAGACGAATGACTATTTGCAGTGCAAGCTACGTCTCTCTTCCGAAGAGTAG
- the LOC104777482 gene encoding meiotic recombination protein SPO11-1: MEGKFSSPEETNLLQRIKEFTRSVVEDLAEGRSPKISINRFRNYCMNPESDCFCSSDKPKGQDILTLKREPQTYRIDMLLRVMLIVQQLLQENRHASKRDIYYMHPSAFKAQSVVDRAIGDICILFQCRRYNLNVVSVGNGLVMGWLKFREAGRKFDCLNSLNTAFPVPVLVEEVEDIVSLAEYILVVEKETVFQRLANDMFCKINRCIVITGRGYPDVSTRRFLRLLIEKLQLPVHCLVDCDPYGFEILATYRFGSMQMAYDIESLRAPDMKWLGAFPSDSEIYDVPKQCLLPLTEEDKKRTEALLLRCYLKRELPQWRLELETMLERGVKFEIEALSVHSLSFLSEVYIPSKIRRELNSP; encoded by the exons ATGGAGGGAAAATTTTCGAGTCCAGAAGAGACTAATTTGCTTCAAAGGATCAAAG AGTTTACTCGATCGGTCGTTGAAGATCTTGCCGAGGGAAGATCTCCGAAAATTTCAATCAATCGATTTAGGAACTATTGCATGAATCCAGAATCGGACTG CTTTTGCAGCTCTGATAAACCAAAGGGTCAGGACATTCTCACTCTTAAGAGGGAACCTCAAACCTACAGAATCG ATATGTTGCTAAGAGTAATGTTGATAGtccaacaacttcttcaagaaAATAGACATGCATCCAAAAGAGATATCTACTACATGCACCCTTCAGCATTCAAAG CACAATCAGTTGTGGACCGCGCTATTGGTGATATATGCATCCTTTTTCAGTGTCGTCGGTACAACTTGAATGTG GTTTCTGTTGGAAACGG GTTGGTGATGGGCTGGTTAAAATTTAGGGAAGCTGGAAGGAAGTTTGATTGTTTAAACAGCTTGAATACT GCATTTCCCGTTCCTGTTCTTGTAGAGGAAGTCGAAG ATATTGTTAGCCTAGCAGAGTACATACTGGTGGTGGAAAAAGAAACAG tattcCAGCGTTTAGCAAATGATATGTTTTGCAAGATTAACCGCTGCATCGTTATCACA GGAAGAGGCTATCCTGATGTCTCAACAAGAAG GTTCTTGCGACTCCTCATTGAGAAGTTGCAACTACCTGTGCATTGTCTAGTCGATTGTGATCCATATGGCTTTGAGATCCTAGCCACATACCGTTTTGGCTCCATG CAAATGGCCTATGATATTGAATCATTACGAGCACCAGATATGAAATGGTTGGGAGCTTTTCCTTCAGACTCTGAGATATATGATGTACCCAAACAGTGTCTTTTGCCTTTGACAGAAGAAG ATAAGAAAAGAACTGAGGCACTGTTGCTTAGATGCTACCTGAAACGTGAACTGCCACAATGGAG GTTGGAACTTGAAACGATGCTGGAAAGAGGAGTGAAGTTTGAGATCGAAGCACTCTCAGTTCACTCACTGTCTTTCTTGTCAGAGGTTTATATTCCTTCCAAGATTCGTCGTGAGTTAAATTCGCCTTGA
- the LOC104777528 gene encoding uncharacterized protein LOC104777528 has product MEFREKLLKFKFHIFLAFVLSLLTVALVTYSPGFLTVLSYFWPLFVSTALFLAAIFFFARTSDLPSSSTIPGEGAGLKVATEGILDYVVGGQHEETLFGSFTNLD; this is encoded by the coding sequence ATGGAGTTCCGGGAGAAGCTTTTGAAGTTCAAGTTCCATATCTTCTTGGCTTTCGTTTTATCTCTCCTCACCGTGGCTCTCGTCACTTATTCCCCTGGTTTCCTCACTGTATTATCTTACTTCTGGCCACTATTTGTCTCGACAGCTCTCTTTCTCGCCgccattttcttctttgcaCGCACCTCCGACCTTCCGTCTTCATCTACCATCCCTGGCGAAGGCGCCGGCTTAAAAGTGGCGACGGAAGGGATTCTTGACTATGTTGTCGGCGGACAACACGAAGAAACTCTCTTTGGTAGTTTCACCAACCTCGACTGA